A genomic stretch from Picrophilus oshimae DSM 9789 includes:
- the pyrF gene encoding orotidine-5'-phosphate decarboxylase: protein MNRIIFALDVYDYNEALSLSRELSNDVFAIKVNWPLVMNNGISIVKEISRYSNVICDFKIADIDNTNRLITEKARENNAWGIITHSFTGRRSLKAVVSAAGDMKVFSLVSMSQESFIDNYTDDLVKMSMEENVYGLVAPGNRIDILRHIRSMSGDLKIIAPGIGAQGGGITDAIMAGADYVIIGRSIYSDPEPLKKVKSLNEILGDD from the coding sequence ATGAACAGAATTATATTTGCGCTTGATGTTTATGATTATAATGAGGCTTTAAGCTTATCAAGGGAGCTTTCAAATGATGTCTTTGCGATAAAGGTAAACTGGCCGCTTGTTATGAACAACGGCATATCAATAGTTAAAGAGATATCAAGGTATTCAAATGTTATATGTGATTTCAAGATAGCGGATATAGACAACACAAACAGGCTTATAACTGAAAAGGCCAGGGAAAACAATGCCTGGGGGATTATAACACATTCATTTACAGGCAGAAGGAGCCTAAAGGCTGTTGTTTCTGCTGCCGGTGACATGAAGGTCTTTTCCCTTGTTTCAATGTCCCAGGAATCATTCATAGATAATTACACGGACGATCTTGTTAAAATGTCCATGGAGGAAAATGTTTACGGCCTTGTTGCTCCTGGAAACAGAATAGATATTTTAAGACATATAAGATCAATGTCAGGTGATCTTAAAATAATAGCGCCTGGCATAGGTGCCCAGGGTGGAGGCATAACCGATGCAATCATGGCCGGTGCAGATTATGTAATAATAGGCAGATCAATATACAGTGATCCGGAGCCATTAAAAAAGGTTAAAAGTTTAAATGAAATTTTAGGTGATGATTAA
- the sppA gene encoding signal peptide peptidase SppA, translated as MYIATLNFSGVINGGSISRYLPVFDYIKSKKKIAGLILIINSGGGDANATEILYNKLLDVSKSKPVYALIEGIGASGAYWLACAARKIYAMSTSIVGSIGVISISPDVSDFLENLGIKMRINKIGKYKDINSPFRHMNEDENEIFKELLNDVFLRFREEVKKRRNLTDDEINDTATGLVFSARQGLERKLIDGIGTFDTVLNAIKNDNNIKTAKIKNLTPRKPFVQRITGMAFDAFFDKIFNS; from the coding sequence ATGTACATAGCAACGTTGAATTTTTCAGGTGTAATAAATGGAGGTTCCATATCAAGATATTTACCGGTCTTTGATTATATAAAATCAAAGAAGAAGATTGCCGGCCTAATATTAATCATAAATTCCGGTGGTGGCGATGCAAACGCAACCGAGATATTATACAATAAGCTCCTGGATGTTTCAAAAAGCAAGCCTGTTTATGCACTGATAGAGGGTATAGGCGCCTCCGGTGCATACTGGCTTGCCTGTGCAGCAAGGAAGATCTATGCAATGTCCACATCGATAGTCGGATCTATAGGTGTTATATCAATATCACCTGATGTATCTGATTTCCTTGAAAACCTTGGAATAAAAATGAGGATAAACAAGATAGGAAAGTACAAGGATATTAACTCGCCGTTCAGGCACATGAACGAGGATGAAAATGAGATATTTAAAGAGCTTTTAAATGACGTTTTCCTGAGATTCAGGGAAGAGGTAAAAAAAAGAAGGAATCTAACAGATGATGAGATAAACGATACCGCAACAGGCCTTGTATTCTCTGCCAGGCAGGGACTTGAAAGGAAGTTAATAGATGGCATCGGCACCTTTGATACAGTATTAAACGCGATAAAAAATGATAATAACATAAAAACAGCAAAGATAAAAAATCTAACGCCAAGGAAGCCATTTGTTCAAAGAATTACAGGGATGGCCTTTGATGCATTCTTTGATAAGATTTTTAATAGTTAA
- a CDS encoding nicotinate-nucleotide--dimethylbenzimidazole phosphoribosyltransferase, whose amino-acid sequence MDFRNKKSIYILLAGSTEISLIPGISAAGASPGATLMTPVLDSEIIYSGKCLSMDVIPMTDNGIPTPAIITRACNVLSNVKVLIVDSGFYKSPEIPFFYTGLGPAKNPVMETALPRFNEALDFGSYLGDLIDGLYDNIILAESIPGGTTTAYIVLNALGYNYMTSSSMRQNPMEMKRDLMERSFKRVYRNEPMDAVKEYGDYMMAMAIGMSRSVKKSDLIYAGGTQMITVQLLDYLINKKKRLVYSTKYVYNDAMNLINSISLNFEYSSPDFSGIKGLEYYENGFVKEGTGFGAAFALASIYGTENVYKSIINVYNSFLRF is encoded by the coding sequence ATGGATTTTAGAAATAAAAAATCTATTTACATACTGCTTGCAGGCAGCACTGAAATATCATTGATTCCAGGGATATCAGCGGCAGGTGCATCGCCAGGGGCAACATTGATGACGCCTGTTCTTGATTCAGAGATAATATACTCCGGGAAATGCCTTTCAATGGATGTAATACCCATGACCGATAATGGAATACCAACACCGGCAATTATAACCAGGGCATGCAATGTATTATCAAATGTAAAAGTGCTTATTGTTGATTCAGGATTTTATAAAAGCCCAGAAATACCGTTTTTTTACACAGGCCTTGGCCCGGCAAAAAATCCTGTAATGGAAACTGCCCTTCCAAGGTTCAATGAAGCCTTGGATTTTGGTTCCTATCTCGGGGATTTAATAGATGGCCTTTATGACAATATAATACTTGCAGAGAGTATACCAGGCGGCACAACAACAGCATACATTGTATTGAATGCACTTGGTTATAATTACATGACAAGCTCATCAATGAGGCAAAATCCTATGGAAATGAAGAGAGATTTAATGGAAAGATCCTTTAAAAGGGTATACAGGAATGAACCAATGGATGCTGTAAAAGAATACGGCGACTACATGATGGCCATGGCAATCGGCATGAGCCGTTCGGTAAAAAAATCAGATTTAATATACGCTGGCGGCACCCAAATGATAACGGTCCAGCTTCTTGATTATTTAATAAATAAGAAGAAAAGATTGGTTTACTCAACAAAGTATGTCTACAATGATGCCATGAATCTTATAAATAGCATATCGCTCAATTTTGAGTATTCGTCACCGGATTTCTCAGGAATAAAAGGACTGGAATACTATGAAAATGGATTTGTAAAGGAGGGTACAGGTTTTGGCGCTGCCTTTGCACTGGCCTCTATTTACGGAACAGAGAACGTTTATAAATCAATAATCAACGTTTATAATTCATTCCTGCGGTTTTGA
- a CDS encoding PH domain-containing protein, protein MLALWKFMIEKTLIKITILVLIFSLFLEISYKNILNYLIFLGIVYLSAAFYLLYKMSVKVDLNDDFLYIRNFFRSRQIKYKNIDEIFTNSGFLQRRFGLMSIYIITRSGNYLIKDIPDSERIFKEIEEKIRESKPQE, encoded by the coding sequence ATGCTGGCTCTATGGAAGTTCATGATTGAAAAAACACTGATAAAAATAACAATACTTGTTCTTATTTTTTCACTGTTCCTTGAAATAAGCTATAAAAACATACTTAATTATTTAATATTTCTTGGCATTGTCTATTTATCAGCCGCATTTTACCTTTTATACAAAATGAGCGTAAAGGTTGATTTAAACGATGATTTTCTTTACATAAGAAATTTCTTTAGATCAAGGCAGATAAAGTATAAAAATATAGATGAAATTTTTACAAACAGCGGCTTCCTTCAAAGGCGCTTTGGTTTAATGTCGATATATATAATAACAAGGAGCGGTAATTATCTAATAAAGGATATACCAGATTCTGAGAGAATCTTTAAGGAAATAGAAGAAAAAATAAGGGAATCAAAACCGCAGGAATGA
- a CDS encoding ABC transporter ATP-binding protein, giving the protein MSDILSLENIKKYYLAEKIQILDRLFGKKPIYVKALDNVSISVEKGTILAVVGESGSGKTTMGKLISTIEEPTDGKIYFENIEVSKKNINEVRKKTSMVFQNPAVSVNPRMKIKSLVSEPLGHFDADQVRQMLKNVGLDYDEIGNKEPKELSGGQVQRVAIARAIIKRPELIVLDEPTSALDESIQAQILNLLIDLQKEYNLTYIFITHNIGVAKYISDKIAVIYAGKIVEYGDTKKVIENPKHPYTQLLLSSVPSFETKELKSPTGGVPSLINLPAGCRFSDRCPFVMDICKTQEPGFIDSDGVKVLCWLYGSS; this is encoded by the coding sequence ATGAGTGATATACTTTCACTAGAGAATATTAAAAAGTACTATCTTGCCGAGAAGATACAGATTCTGGACAGGCTTTTTGGCAAGAAGCCCATATACGTTAAGGCCCTGGATAACGTTTCGATAAGCGTTGAGAAGGGAACGATACTGGCCGTTGTCGGCGAATCCGGATCAGGAAAAACAACCATGGGAAAATTAATATCGACCATAGAGGAGCCAACAGATGGAAAGATCTACTTTGAAAACATTGAGGTTTCAAAAAAGAACATCAACGAGGTAAGAAAAAAGACATCAATGGTCTTTCAGAATCCGGCAGTTTCGGTAAATCCAAGAATGAAGATTAAATCCCTTGTTTCAGAGCCGCTTGGCCATTTTGATGCAGACCAGGTAAGGCAGATGCTTAAAAACGTTGGTCTTGATTACGATGAAATAGGAAACAAGGAGCCAAAGGAGCTTTCCGGTGGTCAGGTTCAGAGGGTTGCAATAGCCAGGGCAATAATAAAGAGGCCGGAGTTAATAGTGCTTGACGAGCCAACATCGGCCCTTGATGAATCAATACAGGCACAGATATTAAATCTTTTAATAGATCTTCAAAAGGAGTATAATCTTACTTACATATTTATAACGCATAATATAGGCGTTGCAAAATACATATCTGATAAAATTGCCGTTATATATGCAGGGAAAATTGTTGAATACGGTGATACAAAAAAGGTTATAGAGAATCCAAAGCATCCATACACGCAGCTGCTTCTATCTTCGGTTCCATCATTTGAAACAAAAGAATTAAAATCGCCAACGGGTGGTGTGCCAAGCTTAATAAATCTGCCGGCAGGCTGCAGGTTCAGTGACAGGTGCCCCTTTGTTATGGATATATGCAAAACCCAGGAGCCCGGTTTTATTGATTCAGATGGTGTAAAGGTTTTATGCTGGCTCTATGGAAGTTCATGA
- a CDS encoding ABC transporter ATP-binding protein produces MLLEIKNLNVSYKTVNGISNVLNNFELSMDTGDIISIVGESGSGKSTLGGAITKLLPPSAIETGSVIVDGKDIVPMSESEITNMRGTTIFMIFQNPLNSLNPVKTVGYQLMEAARVRNDRSNENLDEEAMERLVIDTLRAMRLPDPEKIMKRYPHELSGGQVQRIVISMALILRPKLLIADEPTTALDVTIQAQVINLLKELNRDYKMSIIFITHDLSLAYSISNRIMVMYAGRIMELNDSEEIIKNPKHPYTIALLLSVPTKYKTETKLYYISGSPPSFFNLPAGCKFNPRCEKAFDKCREMEPDLIVSKGNSRIRCWLYE; encoded by the coding sequence ATGCTTCTAGAAATAAAAAATCTTAATGTTTCGTATAAGACTGTTAACGGTATTTCAAACGTGCTTAATAATTTTGAATTATCAATGGACACAGGTGATATAATATCAATAGTTGGAGAATCAGGATCAGGAAAGAGCACGCTGGGCGGTGCAATTACAAAGCTTCTACCGCCATCTGCAATAGAAACCGGTTCAGTCATCGTTGATGGAAAGGACATCGTTCCAATGAGCGAATCAGAGATAACAAACATGCGTGGTACAACGATATTTATGATCTTCCAGAACCCGCTTAACAGCCTAAATCCGGTAAAGACTGTTGGATACCAGTTAATGGAGGCTGCCAGGGTAAGAAATGACAGATCAAACGAAAACCTTGATGAGGAGGCCATGGAAAGATTGGTCATAGATACATTAAGGGCCATGAGGCTCCCTGACCCTGAAAAGATTATGAAAAGATATCCACATGAGCTTTCCGGTGGTCAGGTTCAGAGGATAGTTATATCCATGGCATTAATACTAAGACCAAAGCTTTTAATAGCCGATGAGCCAACAACGGCGCTGGATGTGACAATACAGGCACAGGTTATAAACCTTTTAAAGGAGCTTAACAGGGATTACAAGATGTCAATAATATTCATAACGCATGATCTGAGTCTGGCATATTCAATATCAAACAGGATCATGGTTATGTATGCAGGCAGGATAATGGAGCTCAATGATTCCGAGGAGATTATAAAGAATCCAAAGCATCCTTATACAATAGCGCTTCTGCTTAGCGTTCCAACAAAGTATAAAACTGAAACAAAGCTTTATTACATATCAGGGTCGCCACCATCATTTTTTAATCTTCCTGCTGGCTGCAAGTTCAACCCAAGGTGTGAAAAGGCCTTTGACAAATGCAGGGAGATGGAACCAGATTTGATTGTTTCCAAAGGCAATTCAAGGATAAGGTGCTGGTTATATGAGTGA
- a CDS encoding ABC transporter permease, which yields MFIKDKSAVIGLVIVGWFLLWSLIQGIMEFIAELPGKAAWGYALLPSNPFAVNFNYSLAAPSTKHLWLIFGTNELGESILSRMLFSMPKDASVAVIVVFSAIIIGALLGIASGYLGGWVETIIMRLTDAFLSLPAIILVIAIAIPLKAGFDAVILALSIVWWPTYARFFRAQTLRVKEMDYVKAAKINGVNPVSLFIKYLFLNSVDPVIAYAALDFGNVILTYATLAFLGIGITTPIPELGAMASNGLGYLPADWWYSIFPSLAILLIVVGFVLVGDRYQDIINNRIDY from the coding sequence ATGTTTATAAAGGATAAATCCGCAGTTATCGGCCTTGTAATAGTTGGCTGGTTTTTATTATGGTCATTAATACAGGGCATAATGGAATTCATAGCGGAACTACCAGGAAAGGCGGCATGGGGATATGCCCTGCTTCCATCGAATCCATTTGCGGTTAATTTTAATTATTCACTTGCAGCGCCCTCAACAAAGCACCTCTGGCTCATATTTGGAACAAATGAGCTTGGCGAATCAATATTGTCAAGGATGCTCTTCTCAATGCCAAAGGATGCATCCGTTGCGGTCATAGTTGTTTTCAGCGCCATTATCATAGGTGCACTTCTTGGCATAGCATCTGGATATCTTGGTGGCTGGGTTGAAACCATAATAATGAGATTAACAGACGCATTTCTTTCACTGCCGGCAATTATACTCGTTATAGCAATAGCAATACCATTAAAGGCTGGCTTTGATGCTGTTATACTCGCATTAAGCATTGTCTGGTGGCCAACGTATGCAAGGTTCTTCCGTGCACAGACACTGCGCGTCAAGGAAATGGACTATGTAAAGGCAGCAAAGATAAACGGCGTTAATCCAGTGTCATTATTCATTAAATACCTGTTCCTGAACAGTGTTGATCCTGTTATAGCATACGCAGCCCTTGACTTTGGAAATGTAATATTAACATATGCAACACTTGCATTCCTTGGTATAGGAATAACAACACCGATACCGGAGCTTGGTGCGATGGCATCAAACGGGCTTGGATACCTGCCCGCTGACTGGTGGTATTCAATATTCCCAAGTCTGGCAATACTTTTAATCGTTGTCGGCTTCGTTCTTGTTGGCGATCGCTATCAGGATATAATTAATAACAGGATAGACTATTAA
- a CDS encoding ABC transporter permease, whose protein sequence is MNTNLIIYIVRRAIYAIVTLIVIITIVYLLIHIIAPTPYALAKIYAGPRATKAELTSIIKEYHLNAPLYAQVLTYIGNVFHGNLGYDPVYHEPEIVLIGTYLPRTLEIVIPAIILATILGLITGAYGASNRRKVQDHTVKGIYLVTWASPPFFIAIIIQLVVAYYLRLLPPTGMVNPVLTAPPHVTPFPLLNALITGDIPYFDSMLRHMVLPVIAIALLSFGIVTRLTRASMLDAMESDYFKLELMKGIRRRSAVYRTALRNASIPIVTLLALNFGYAVAGAVVVEDVFDYHGMGWFIVHSIYSLDYIAILSTTVIIAISIIIANLVADILYGIIDPRVRVQ, encoded by the coding sequence ATGAATACTAATTTGATAATATACATAGTCAGAAGGGCCATATATGCTATTGTTACACTTATTGTTATAATAACAATAGTATATTTGCTTATACATATAATAGCCCCGACGCCGTATGCTCTTGCAAAGATATATGCAGGTCCCAGGGCAACAAAGGCGGAATTAACATCCATTATTAAGGAGTATCATTTAAATGCGCCATTGTACGCGCAGGTTCTTACATACATAGGCAACGTATTTCACGGCAATCTAGGATACGATCCTGTTTATCATGAACCCGAGATTGTTTTAATAGGCACGTACCTGCCAAGAACACTTGAAATAGTTATACCTGCAATAATACTTGCAACAATTCTTGGTTTAATAACAGGTGCATATGGTGCATCAAACAGGAGAAAGGTTCAGGATCATACAGTTAAGGGTATATACCTGGTTACGTGGGCAAGCCCACCATTTTTCATAGCAATAATAATACAGCTTGTCGTTGCCTATTATTTAAGATTATTGCCACCAACAGGCATGGTTAACCCGGTTCTTACCGCACCACCACATGTTACGCCATTCCCATTGCTTAATGCACTTATAACAGGCGACATACCATACTTCGACAGCATGTTACGTCATATGGTCCTTCCGGTTATTGCAATAGCATTACTTAGCTTTGGTATAGTTACAAGATTGACCAGGGCCTCAATGCTTGATGCCATGGAATCAGATTACTTTAAACTAGAGTTAATGAAGGGCATAAGAAGAAGGAGTGCCGTTTATAGAACAGCGTTGAGAAACGCATCAATACCAATTGTAACGCTTCTGGCACTAAACTTCGGTTATGCAGTTGCAGGTGCCGTTGTTGTTGAGGACGTTTTTGATTACCATGGTATGGGCTGGTTCATAGTTCATTCGATATATTCACTGGATTACATAGCAATACTATCAACGACGGTTATAATAGCAATCTCAATAATTATAGCAAATCTTGTTGCCGATATACTATACGGCATTATAGATCCAAGGGTGAGAGTACAATGA
- a CDS encoding dihydroneopterin aldolase family protein, with protein sequence MYDPAEKYFNCTDIQRAFFEAGIKLGAIFHQYTGIPVNSENASMAEEFIERSTMIQPFVENVRISINNVKRSSGTYSYSSLNEKMLHAEVLINYNGKKVLGVLNYDEGLDYPVMYAKEVL encoded by the coding sequence ATGTATGACCCTGCTGAGAAATATTTTAACTGTACAGATATTCAAAGGGCATTCTTTGAGGCCGGCATAAAACTTGGAGCAATTTTTCATCAATACACAGGTATACCGGTAAACAGTGAAAATGCTTCAATGGCTGAAGAGTTTATAGAAAGAAGCACAATGATACAGCCTTTTGTTGAAAATGTAAGGATAAGCATTAATAATGTAAAAAGATCCAGTGGAACCTATTCATATTCATCTTTAAATGAAAAAATGCTGCATGCAGAGGTTTTAATAAACTATAATGGAAAAAAGGTGCTTGGCGTATTAAATTATGATGAGGGTCTCGATTACCCTGTAATGTATGCAAAGGAGGTTTTATAA